Proteins from a single region of Sebastes umbrosus isolate fSebUmb1 chromosome 8, fSebUmb1.pri, whole genome shotgun sequence:
- the LOC119492317 gene encoding protein shortage in chiasmata 1 ortholog isoform X3, translated as MSEDDSCFPTQSFSANRFKALDYVFETTTSLKVMMNLLALPAPYFTGTSELYPHSGRLPEVTYRTPWIRGKVISTCKLFVSGSVLDDLGGKSQPDNSPERFKMTLSKGRGDVEMIPSSNPDSLSDLDQDEHVCLLKESQINNPCQESFVKWTTDQMKRGNNKKDLLLPEELMDVDYLPYFKRHLPTLRAKLSRLRTLPVADPLLSSTGVTISEDAIFRHCASYEKPPDVNTGDIQTNIHEEFGKESLMKEESLLLPVVVDTLSLSLENFTAFSNICGQTIVAPEQLDEQLSVLDVLHEDVSASVDVSQYEVPEETGSKCNMTGGLMELAGREMLPTEMELDVTLTLSPKTSRTQICLSTCELQEEEVSVLCRRSLVSARAQSEMETALWKAEKHPTFVVGFLLAEPQMYEAAVDFQPLSEAWKVIKSGNQSFICAGDTLQSQMETGAPQVYLCSSREFTESIRPEFPSTTEEKMEDFKKLSPEHVEITSVLMNPTNKTQLTHLKKGKTATFHAEAAADDTRLRKETVADASQSSFLMQTVNTNNKDVKPAATTNTKDEVSDKRLLEVAAMFCARKNDINTFRSDCMTEQSAVSSRDDHRGVLVARRPPEKDLDPLSTFMILRSQQRAATPQSSTPAPNMDQQKSPSEHHQPPPEQMQRSDQRPTYMSGAVLGNASREQKAAGQVMGHPVRQSIPQDRQDSRVVHVQATDSQQRAHCELLAFAQPCLSSARQLGLNFPVWGDFSCLAPDQTHFLLKQQEKALCRTHAQSAELVRDQELLFNQAALIHVLVTFKELLLKCDLSTAYEYLKKAAEACAEPSLEQLVKRLQIILYLSHTNQESNLKLLELQRLLAAWLHDRTGQNTVEKILVIISVDSDDIRSLMINSLSQMTGAAVTAVCPEEDKKKLNGASVVSSINDSVCVVVYEQHVGPDFPWSCFSLVVEYDHPGQSPWATVCRERSISHLTFNTIISDTEKQKAVWCLEDNVPYVLFVTEGLLNCPLLLQTLESGFNITVLERSHCPSLQMLGGTHHYAVITVDESTAIIIQEEDELCQERASEGLVMRLTALSLQYNSCWLILHCRDSQGGGFSNEAFSNMVLVYSSLVLFGMKTEDLDVKVLLVFEVTEIAKWISQICFHSLMASEKDPLNYLHRDWLTVIPSEEEKCLLQFPSINPLVSLLMLKRAPSVRWLLGASLSQLMELLPEVPHKVLKLFSDTTSLYTLTTDRPESQTIITETHQQTSPPISPWTTTADPEHMNSDPQPEPPVNHHPELFCSDLNTCFLFPADRSFSEPNPDSTVQEGNTDFRLDLSSSFGSPDVLLQRSWTSSDPWREEDRGKEEVTFSGWRRSAGAVGRVVGRVNDEWTQKAPTNLNVNTRGVQLDSPLKLDSAFSYSPVLQQPASSQMSTYSTIYSDLQHPGEHCISYSLSPPTEVTLWGRGQSSNDCLASSRETTQISANYGSNCWIGQERKRTGEAAGLVGTVLTPLKRGRLSYEKVPGRSDGQTRLKLF; from the exons AT GTCTGAAGACGACAGCTGTTTTCCTACTCAAAGCTTCTCTGCTAACAGATTTAAAGCTCTGGACTATGTCTTTGAG aCCACCACCAGTCTGAAAGTAATGATGAACTTACTGGCGCTGCCAGCACCTTACTTCACTGGGACCAGTGAGCTGTACCCGCACAGTGGTAGGCTGCCTGAAGTCACCTACAGGACACCCTGGATCAGAG GAAAGGTGATCTCCACCTGCAAACTCTTCGTCAGTGGTTCTGTACTCGATGACCTGGGAGGAAAAAGCCAACCAGATAATTCACCAGAAAG ATTTAAAATGACACTGAGTAAAGGGAGAGGGGACGTGGAGATGATACCCAGCTCTAATCCCGACTCACTGTCGGATCTAGACCAGGATGAGCATGTTTGCCTTTTAAAAGAGTCACAGATCAATAATCCATGTCAGGAATCATTTGTCAAGTGGACAACTGACCAGATGAAAcgtggaaataataaaaaag ATCTCCTCCTGCCAGAAGAGCTCATGGATGTAGATTACCTGCCATACTTTAAGAGACATTTACCTACGCTCAGAGCCAAGCTGTCCAGGCTGAGGACGCTTCCTGTGGCCGACCCTCTGCTGAGCTCAACGGGAGTTACCATCTCTGAGGACGCCATAttcag GCACTGTGCGTCTTATGAAAAACCTCCTGACGTGAACACCGGGGACATTCAGACAAACATTCACGAGGAGTTTGGTAAAGAGTCGCTGATGAAAGAAGAG TCTCTGCTGCTGCCAGTTGTAGTGGACACACTGAGTCTGAGCCTAGAAAACTTCACCGCCTTTTCAAACATTTGTGGTCAAACGATTGTTGCTCCTGAGCAGCTGGATGAGCAACTTTCAGTCCTGGATGTGCTTCATGAAG ATGTATCGGCATCGGTGGACGTTTCCCAGTATGAAGTACCAGAGGAGACCGGCAGTAAATGCAACATGACAGGAGGCCTGATGGAGCTGGCAG GTCGTGAGATGCTTCCAACTGAGATGGAGCTTGACGTGACTTTGACCCTGAGTCCCAAGACAAGTCGAACCCAAATCTGTCTGTCCACATGTGAACTTCAGGAGGAAGAGGTGTCAGTGCTCTGCAGACG ATCTTTGGTGTCAGCGAGAGCTCAGAGTGAGATGGAGACGGCACTTTGGAAGGCGGAGAAGCATCCAACCTTTGTGGTGGGCTTTCTGTTGGCAG AGCCTCAAATGTATGAAGCAGCTGTCGACTTCCAGCCGCTGTCCGAAGCCTGGAAAGTCATAAAGTCAGGGAATCAAAGCTTCATCTGTGCTGGTGACACACTGCAGTCCCAGATGGAGACGGGAGCCCCGCAGGTGTATTTGTGCAGCAGCCGTGAGTTCACAGAGAGCATTAGGCCGGAGTTCCCCTCCACCACAGAGGAAAAGATGGAAGACTTCAAAAAACTGTCACCTGAACATGTGGAGA TCACATCCGTCCTGATGAATCCCACAAACAAAACTCAGTTAACTCACCTGAAGAAAGGTAAAACTGCTACTTTTCatgctgaagctgctgcagaCGACACCCGCCTTCGAAAAGAAACTGTTGCTGATGCGTCACAGAGTTCCTTCCTGATGCAAACTGTCAACACAAACAATAAGGATGTAAAACCTGCTGCTACCACCAACACCAAAGATGAAGTTTCAGACAAGAGACTTTTAGAAGTTGCAGCCATGTTTTGTGCTCGTAAGAACGACATCAACACATTTAGAAGCGACTGTATGACAGAGCAGAGCGCTGTGTCCTCCAGAGATGACCACAGAGGTGTGCTGGTTGCGAGACGTCCACCAGAGAAGGACCTGGACCCGTTGTCCACCTTCATGATATTGAGATCCCAGCAGAGGGCTGCAACACCTCAGAGCTCAACTCCAG CACCAAACATGGACCAACAAAAATCCCCATCGGAGCATCACCAGCCTCCTCCAGAGCAGATGCAAAGATCAGATCAGAGGCCGACGTATATGAGTGGTGCTGTGTTAGGAAACGCTTCCAGAGAGCAGAAAGCAGCTGGTCAGGTGATGGGTCATCCTGTCCGTCAGTCCATCCCTCAGGACAGACAGGACAGCAGAGTAGTACACGTCCAAGCTACCG ACAGCCAGCAGCGTGCTCACTGTGAGCTGCTGGCCTTCGCTCAGCCTTGTTTGAGCTCTGCCAGACAGCTGGGGCTCAACTTCCCGGTATGGGGAGACTTCAGCTGCCTGGCCCCGGACCAAACGCACTTCCTCCTCAAACAGCAGGAAAAGGCGCTCTGCAGGACACACGCTCAGAGCGCAGAGCTGGTCAGAG ATCAGGAACTGCTTTTCAACCAGGCGGCTCTGATTCATGTGCTGGTGACATTcaaggagctgctgctgaagtGTGACCTCAGTACTGCATATG AGTACCTAAAGAAGGCAGCTGAGGCGTGTGCAGAGCCGAGTCTGGAGCAGCTGGTGAAGAGGCTGCAGATCATCCTCTACCTCAGTCACACGAACCAGGAGTCCAACCTCAAACTGCTTGAGCTGCAGCGGCTGCTGGCTGCGTGGCTACAcgacaggacaggacagaacACAGTGGAGAAA ATTCTGGTCATAATATCAGTCGACTCTGACGACATCAGATCTTTAATGATCAACAGTTTGAGCCAAATGACTG GTGCTGCAGTAACGGCAGTTTGTCCTGAGGAGGACAAGAAAAAACTGAACGGTGCCAGTGTGGTCAGCAG CATaaatgacagtgtgtgtgtggtggtgtacGAGCAGCACGTAGGGCCCGACTTCCCCTGGAGCTGTTTCTCTCTGGTGGTGGAGTACGACCATCCAGGCCAGTCACCGTGGGCCACAgtctgcagagagaggagcATCAGTCACCTCACCTTCAACACAATCATCTCTGACACTG agaaacaaaaagccGTGTGGTGTCTGGAGGACAATGTGCCATATGTGTTGTTTGTCACAGAGGGGCTTCTCAACTGTCCACTGCTGCTACAGACACTGGAGTCAGG GTTTAATATAACTGTGCTGGAGAGGAGCCACTGTCCGTCCCTGCAGATGCTCGGGGGGACCCATCACTACGCTGTGATCACAGTGGATGAAAGCACCGCAATCATCATTCAG gaggagGATGAACTGTGTCAGGAGCGAGCCAGTGAGGGACTAGTGATGAGGCTGACCGCTCTCTCTTTGCAATACAACAGCTGTTGGCTCATCCTGCACTGCAGAGACAGCCAGGGAGGAGG ATTTTCCAACGAAGCCTTCAGCAACATGGTGTTGGTTTATTCGTCCCTGGTGCTGTTCGGCATGAAGACTGAGGATCTAGACGTCAAG GTGCTGCTTGTGTTTGAGGTGACTGAAATAGCCAAATGGATCAGCCAGATCTGCTTCCACAGCCTGATGGCCAGTGAGAAGGACCCTCTCAACTACCTGCACAGAGACTGGCTGACTGTGATTCCCTCAGAG GAGGAAAAGTGTCTGCTGCAGTTTCCGAGTATTAACCCTCTGGTTAGTCTGCTAATGCTGAAGAGAGCACCATCCGTTCGGTGGCTCCTCGGGGCCTCTCTGTCTCAGCTGATGGAGCTGCTCCCTGAGGTGCCACATAAAGTCCTCAAG CTGTTCAGTGACACCACCTCCCTGTACACACTGACCACAGACCGGCCAGAGTCTCAGACAATCATCACTGAGACACACCAACAAACCAGCCCACCAATCAGCCCCTGGACCACCACTGCTGACCCCGAGCACATGAACTCTGACCCGCAGCCAGAACCCCCCGTCAACCACCATCCAGAACTATTCTGTAGTGACCTCAACACCTGCTTCCTGTTCCCAGCTGATCGCAGCTTCAGTGAACCAAACCCAGACTCAACGGTGCAAGAGGGCAACACAGATTTCAGACTCGACCTGAGTTCTTCCTTTGGCAGCCCAGATGTTCTCCTCCAGAGGAGCTGGACCAGCAGTGAtccatggagagaggaggacagaggcaAAGAGGAGGTGACGTTTTCTGGCTGGAGACGCAGCGCCGGAGCTGTGGGGAGAGTTGTTGGAAGAGTAAACGATGAGTGGACACAGAAGGCTCCAACAAACCTCAACGTCAACACTCGTGGGGTCCAACTCGACAGTCCTTTGAAGCTGGACTCCGCATTCAGTTACAGCCCCGTCCTgcagcagccagccagcagtCAGATGTCCACGTACTCGACAATCTACAGTGACCTCCAGCATCCGGGTGAACACTGCATTTCTTACAGTCTGAGCCCTCCTACAGAGGTCACGCTGTGGGGTCGAGGTCAAAGCAGCAACGACTGCCTCGCCAGTAGTCGAGAAACAACGCAGATTTCAGCTAACTACGGCTCCAATTGCTGGATAGgacaagagaggaagaggaccGGCGAGGCTGCAGGTTTGGTTGGAACAG tgTTGACACCACTGAAGAGGGGAAGGTTAAGCTACGAGAAGGTGCCCGGCAGAAGTGACGGACAGACGAGGCTGAAATTATTTTAG